One Bradyrhizobium zhanjiangense DNA segment encodes these proteins:
- a CDS encoding sialidase family protein yields MIADMEIVADGVVRPVADDPERFDAFIPSPCVQNHAANLMPLAGGDLACVWFGGTQEGMSDISIYFSRLPRGATQWSPAEKLSDDKGRSEQNPVLFPAPDGTLWLMWTAQLAGNQDTALIRRRLSRDNGKSWGPIETLFPEQRGRGTFIRQPVVVLDNSDWLLPVFYCHSTPGRKWNGDEDTSAVKISSDAGATWRDVDVPGSRGCVHMCIARLDDGSLLALYRSRWADNIYQSRSADHGRTWSAPVATALPNNNASIQFTRLVNGHLALVFNDSSANDATGRRLSLYDEIEDDLPPVLAADGSTANGRTAFWGAPRAPMTLAVSADGGRSWTRRNVETGDGYCMTNNSREQSNRELSYPTVKQTADGALHMAFTFHRRAIKYVRVTEPWVTRAAQG; encoded by the coding sequence ATGATCGCCGACATGGAGATCGTCGCCGATGGGGTCGTCCGCCCGGTGGCCGATGATCCCGAGCGGTTCGACGCCTTCATTCCCTCGCCTTGCGTGCAGAACCACGCCGCCAATCTTATGCCGCTCGCGGGCGGCGATCTGGCTTGCGTCTGGTTCGGCGGCACGCAGGAGGGCATGTCGGATATCTCCATCTACTTTTCACGCCTCCCCCGTGGCGCGACACAGTGGTCGCCGGCCGAAAAGCTCTCCGATGACAAGGGACGTTCGGAGCAGAACCCGGTGCTGTTTCCCGCTCCCGACGGCACGCTGTGGCTGATGTGGACGGCTCAGCTCGCCGGAAACCAGGACACCGCGCTGATCCGCCGCCGTCTCTCGCGTGACAATGGCAAGAGCTGGGGCCCGATCGAGACGCTGTTCCCGGAGCAGCGCGGCCGCGGCACCTTCATCCGCCAGCCGGTCGTCGTGCTCGACAATAGCGACTGGCTACTGCCCGTGTTCTATTGCCACAGCACGCCAGGCCGGAAATGGAACGGCGACGAGGACACCAGCGCGGTGAAGATCTCGTCGGACGCCGGCGCGACCTGGCGGGATGTCGACGTCCCCGGCAGCCGCGGCTGCGTGCATATGTGCATCGCGCGCCTCGACGACGGCTCGCTGCTCGCGCTGTATCGCAGCCGCTGGGCCGACAACATCTATCAGAGCAGGTCCGCGGATCACGGCCGCACCTGGTCAGCGCCGGTTGCGACCGCGCTTCCCAACAACAACGCATCTATCCAGTTTACGCGGCTCGTGAACGGCCATCTCGCACTCGTGTTCAACGACTCGAGCGCCAATGACGCAACCGGGCGTCGGCTCTCGCTCTATGACGAAATCGAAGATGATCTGCCACCGGTTCTTGCCGCCGACGGCAGCACGGCGAACGGTCGCACCGCATTCTGGGGCGCGCCGCGGGCACCGATGACGCTGGCGGTCTCGGCCGACGGTGGACGGAGCTGGACCAGGCGCAACGTCGAGACCGGCGACGGCTATTGCATGACCAACAATTCGCGCGAGCAAAGCAATCGCGAGCTATCCTACCCGACCGTCAAGCAGACCGCCGACGGCGCGCTCCACATGGCGTTCACCTTCCACCGCCGCGCCATCAAATATGTGCGCGTGACCGAACCATGGGTGACGCGCGCCGCCCAGGGCTGA
- a CDS encoding SDR family NAD(P)-dependent oxidoreductase, whose protein sequence is MVHMRPHALVTGASSGIGAAIVERLLRDGWRVTGISRRAGLFEHPAFDHVSLDFADVGAIADAVAGIAPTALVHAAGMLRVGHLGSLDHEAGAAMWRLHVDAAERLANALAPRLPKGGRIVFIGSRTASGASGRGQYAATKAALIALARSWAIELAPRGVTVNVVAPAATETPMLKDPSRADVAPKLPPIGRYIRPEEVAGAVAFLLSAEAAAITGQQLVICGGSSL, encoded by the coding sequence ATGGTGCACATGAGGCCTCACGCCCTCGTCACCGGCGCCAGCTCGGGGATCGGCGCTGCGATCGTCGAGCGGCTGCTGCGCGACGGTTGGCGCGTCACCGGGATCAGCCGGCGGGCCGGACTGTTCGAGCATCCGGCCTTCGATCATGTGTCGCTCGACTTTGCCGACGTCGGGGCCATCGCGGACGCCGTCGCGGGCATCGCGCCGACCGCACTGGTTCATGCCGCCGGCATGCTGAGGGTCGGTCACCTCGGATCGCTCGACCACGAGGCGGGAGCGGCGATGTGGCGGCTGCATGTCGACGCCGCCGAGCGCCTCGCCAACGCGCTGGCACCGCGCCTGCCGAAAGGAGGGCGCATCGTCTTCATCGGCAGCCGCACCGCATCGGGTGCGTCCGGCCGCGGGCAATATGCCGCGACGAAGGCGGCGCTGATCGCGCTGGCCCGGTCCTGGGCAATCGAGCTCGCGCCGCGCGGCGTCACGGTCAACGTGGTTGCGCCGGCTGCGACCGAGACGCCGATGTTGAAGGATCCCTCGCGCGCTGATGTTGCACCAAAACTGCCGCCAATCGGCCGTTACATCCGCCCCGAGGAAGTTGCCGGCGCAGTCGCCTTCCTGCTCTCGGCGGAAGCCGCCGCCATCACCGGACAGCAGCTGGTCATCTGCGGCGGCAGCTCGCTTTGA